From a single Nicotiana tabacum cultivar K326 chromosome 8, ASM71507v2, whole genome shotgun sequence genomic region:
- the LOC107832616 gene encoding uncharacterized protein LOC107832616 yields MYLNVPLKTPLQHLHDLVTHNVAPIDEDLMRQNPMEDERDDESTAENFKQMDRDGDLSPTSSAKRVVEWELVEDTEQQVIVRVLHHDLGQHMIMTFVYARCSAMERFELWDHLYYLASDMKLPWLLGGDFNVILHEDEKVGRLPNMLPTIEVEHLIRTGSDHAPLLMTCGEQTTNFVKPFRFLNFWTKHATFMDMKLKRVKGTLSKWSRETFGDIFKQLAILEDIVRVKEMLFEEEPTIENRIVLQKAQSELKKYLSIEEKYWKQKAGMTWFAEGDRNTSFFL; encoded by the exons ATGTATCTTAATGTTCCATTGAAGACTCCACTACAACATTTACATGATTTAGTTACTCACAATGTGGCACCAATTGATGAAGACTTAATGAGACAAAATCCTATGGAGGATGAGAGAGATGATGAATCAACAGCAGAAAACTTCAAACAGATGGATAGGGATGGCGATCTATCACCTACATCTAGTGCTAAAAGag TGGTGGAATGGGAATTAGTGGAGGATACTGAGCAACAAGTGATTGTGAGAGTGCTTCACCATGACCTGGGGCAGCACATGATTATGACATTTGTTTATGCAAGATGTTCAGCAATGGAGAGGTTTGAATTGTGGGATCACTTGTATTACTTAGCAAGTGATATGAAATTGCCATGGTTgttaggaggggatttcaatgtgaTATTACATGAAGATGAGAAAGTAGGAAGACTACCA AACATGTTGCCAACTATTGAAGTTGAACATTTAATCAGAACTGGATCAGATCATGCACCATTGTTAATGACATGTGGGGAGCAAACCACCAATTTTGTCAAGCCTTTCAGGTTCTTGAACTTTTGGACTAAACATGCTACATTTATGGATATG AAGCTCAAGAGGGTGAAGGGAACACTATCAAAATGGAGCAGAGAAACATTTGGTGATATCTTCAAGCAGTTGGCTATTTTGGAAGACATTGTTAGGGTGAAAGAGATGTTGTTTGAAGAAGAGCCTACAATTGAGAACAGGATTGTGCTTCAAAAGGCTCAATCTGAATTGAAGAAATACTTAAGTATTGAGGAGAAGTATTGGAAGCAAAAAGCTGGGATGACTTGGTTTGCTGAAGGAGATAGGAATACAAGTTTCTTTCTGTAA